A stretch of the Drosophila sulfurigaster albostrigata strain 15112-1811.04 chromosome 2L, ASM2355843v2, whole genome shotgun sequence genome encodes the following:
- the LOC133835319 gene encoding ubiquitin conjugation factor E4 B yields MPEEEPSQKPMDEQETSPQSQPQVDNTTTAAVETTTTQEEQQQQLPQTVVTELSAEEIRARRLRTLARSNVLNPIATAPLTAEKPPQRVVAATESRLVREALASSSSVDDKTDITWSDLASKAPDADVEMKSVASTPIHDVEMLAAPAPAPAAIATVCSVPKVASNTLATQPVVVNMESSSNAPLKTLDERLEQMLSRVLNATWNEFGSGSIICAQTASFLELYPHLRFNFESIVTNVLLETAFKFYNDEVEESVRVETAAWATTLNDANAGDDKEFSSAKKIKSDDTEVQEILANAVAVSSNSEEDQQRASASATPSQSEIAQSDACVTCAVPSPFNLVFTTKQNVMLHLVRCYQNYQSEWERSKSADPVKTARTQEVLTQTFNGIMRVVVLVLTDKIHQNLNVQLDQSTLVELMYLDRVSDTFLIDLVAETYQNADAFNAIFGQVLRCLFVGMQRNICSSKINTQQIEWLSRLIVIKVGNVRPIADLVSRQLNFIPNMCTKIPGREIVKCSFLGAFLSVSLFAEENVKFAEFSTKNKLEDAATSRLRWELHSMRTHMHTVFHSLCVNASSRPKTLEYISQVLRHNDRRVQFASDEKLLARDGFVINLMSVLQQLSVKIKLDRVDPNFHYFNNSLVNIEQDTKIRFSEEEYKSFLARDFASPVSNVNFQTQCWFLTLQAHHLGYLPAIQRYRQKVRAIKELQKLIDELDRSKPHWVNSRYANRNNQFKERWEKQLRKLNRSKTCSEITLLDPALLQRCTEFYSTVCEFMLYQFEGRPIEGPFISKLPVSQLKPTDAFSALPEWYIDDIAEFILFAMQHANVDIRQGIDHSIITWLLTCVCASHLIKNPYVTAKLVEVMFVFSLKPANSVNTAMWNHELAQNALVSALMRFYVDVETTGQSTEFYDKFTIRYHISHLFKSMWENPIHRQAVICESRQGNQFVKFVNMLMNDTTFLLDECLENLKRIHLTQQLMSDVQNWSGMSAEQQQSRLTQLATDERQCRSYLTLARETVDLFHYLTSDIKEPFMRAELVDRLSSMLNFNLKQLAGPKCNDLKVKNPSKYGWEPRSLLAQIFDIYLHLDCDRFAQALAADERSFDLQICNEAASRIKRLALRSGVEVERFKALTQRAHEIYVSNQQTEDECADAPDEFKDPLMDTLMSDPVVLPSGTVMDRAIITRHLLNSCTDPFNRQHLTEDMLIPNIELKERIDAWRREQRGKRQNNNS; encoded by the exons ATGCCGGAAGAGGAGCCATCACAAAAGCCTATGGATGAACAGGAGACATCGCCACAGTCGCAGCCCCAAGTGGATAacacaacaacggcagcagtagagacaacaacaacacaagaagaacaacagcagcagctgccacaaacAGTCGTCACTGAGCTCTCCGCCGAAGAG ATACGCGCTCGACGTTTGCGCACCTTGGCCCGCAGCAATGTCCTCAATCCAATTGCCACAGCTCCGCTGACAGCTGAGAAGCCGCCACAACGtgttgtggcagccacagaaTCGCGTTTGGTGCGCGAGGCGCTGGCAAGCAGCAGCTCAGTGGACGATAAAACCGATATAACATGGTCGGATTTGGCCAGCAAAGCACCCGATGCTGATGTCGAGATGAAATCGGTGGCATCAACACCCATACACGATGTGGAAATGCTTGCAGCACCTGCACCAGCGCCCGCTGCGATTGCAACTGTCTGCAGCGTGCCAAAGGTAGCGTCCAACACACTGGCCACACAACCTGTTGTGGTCAACATGGAGTCGTCGTCCAATGCACCGCTTAAAACGTTAGATGAACGCTTAGAGCAGATGCTGTCACGTGTGCTAAACGCCACTTGGAATGAGTTTGGCAGTGGTTCCATTATTTGTGCACAGACTGCGAGCTTCTTGGAGCTGTATCCCCACTTGCGTTTCAATTTCGAGTCTATTGTGACGAATGTGCTGCTCGAAACTGCGTTTAAGTTCTACAACGATGAAGTGGAGGAGTCGGTAAGAGTGGAGACCGCAGCATGGGCCACAACCCTAAACGATGCTAATGCCGGCGATGACAAAGAGTTTTCGTCAGCGAAAAAGATCAAGAGCGATGATACCGAAGTGCAAGAGATACTAGCAAATGCTGTGGCCGTCAGCAGCAATTCAGAGGAGGATCAACAGCGGGCGAGTGCAAGTGCCACGCCCAGCCAGAGTGAGATAGCGCAAAGTGATGCGTGTGTAACGTGTGCAGTGCCGTCGCCCTTCAATCTGGTGTTCACAACCAAGCAAAATGTGATGTTGCATCTGGTGCGTTGCTATCAGAACTATCAGAGCGAATGGGAGCGCAGCAAGAGTGCTGATCCGGTGAAGACAGCACGCACTCAAGAGGTGCTCACGCAGACTTTTAATGGCATTATGCGTGTTGTGGTGTTGGTGCTGACCGATAAGATTCATCAGAATCTCAATGTGCAGCTGGATCAGTCGACGCTGGTTGAGCTAATGTATTTGGATCGTGTGAGCGACACATTTCTTATCGATTTGGTGGCAGAAACCTATCAAAATGCAGATGCGTTTAATGCCATCTTTGGACAGGTGCTGCGCTGCTTATTTGTGGGCATGCAGCGCAACATTTGCAGCTCCAAGATTAATACACAACAGATTGAATGGTTGTCGCGTCTGATTGTCATCAAGGTGGGAAATGTGCGTCCCATTGCGGATTTGGTTTCGCGTCAGCTCAACTTTATACCCAATATGTGCACGAAGATTCCGGGTCGCGAGATTGTCAAGTGCAGTTTCTTGGGTGCCTTTCTGTCGGTTTCGTTATTCGCCGAAGAGAATGTGAAGTTTGCTGAGTTCAGCACAAAAAACAAGCTCGAAGATGCGGCCACATCGCGACTACGTTGG GAGCTACACTCGATGCGCACTCACATGCACACCGTTTTCCATTCGCTCTGCGTTAATGCCAGCAGTCGGCCCAAGACTTTGGAGTATATCTCTCAAGTCCTGCGTCACAACGATCGTCGTGTGCAGTTTGCCAGCGATGAGAAACTGCTCGCCCGCGATGGTTTCGTCATCAATCTGATGAGTGTGCTGCAGCAACTTTCAGTTAAAATCAAACTGGATCGTGTCGATCCTAATTTCCATTATTTCAACAACTCGCTGGTGAACATTGAGCAGGACACGAAGATACGGTTTAGTGAGGAGGAATACAAGAGCTTTTTGGCCCGTGATTTTGCTTCTCCAGTGTCGAATGTGAACTTCCAGACGCAGTGTTGGTTCCTCACGCTGCAGGCTCATCATCTCGGTTATTTGCCGGCCATTCAACGCTATCGGCAAAAAGTCCGCGCAATAAAGGAGCTTCAGAAGCTCATCGATGAACTGGATCGCTCCAAACCGCATTGGGTCAACTCGCGCTATGCCAATCGCAACAATCAGTTCAAGGAGCGCTGGGAAAAGCAGCTGCGCAAGCTCAATCG CTCAAAGACCTGCAGCGAGATCACACTGCTTGATCCGGCACTGCTGCAACGCTGCACCGAGTTCTATTCGACGGTATGCGAGTTTATGCTCTACCAATTCGAGGGTCGCCCCATCGAGGGACCTTTCATCTCGAAGCTGCCGGTGTCGCAGCTGAAACCGACTGATGCATTTTCTGCACTGCCcgaatggtatattgatgATATTGCCGAGTTCATATTGTTTGCGATGCAGCATGCGAATGTGGATATACGACAAGGCATCGATCATTCAATTATCACATGGCTGTTGACCTGCGTCTGTGCCTCACATCTCATCAAGAATCCGTATGTGACGGCCAAATTAGTTGAGGTCATGTTTGTGTTCTCCCTAAAGCCAGCCAACTCGGTGAATACGGCG ATGTGGAATCATGAGTTGGCACAAAATGCGCTTGTCAGCGCGCTAATGCGCTTCTATGTGGATGTGGAGACCACAGGCCAAAGCACTGAGTTTTACGATAAGTTTACCATAAG ATACCACATTAGCCATCTGTTCAAATCGATGTGGGAGAATCCCATACATCGCCAGGCCGTCATCTGTGAGTCGCGACAGGGCAATCAGTTTGTCAAGTTCGTTAATATGCTGATGAACGATACCACATTCTTGCTGGACGAATGCCTCGAGAATCTCAAGCGCATTCATTTAACACAACAGCTTATGTCCGATGTGCAGAACTGGAGCGGCATGAGtgccgagcagcagcagagtcgCCTCACCCAGCTGGCGACGGATGAGCGGCAGTGCCGTTCCTATCTAACGCTTGCCCGCGAAACTGTCGATCTATTTCACTATCTCACG AGCGACATCAAGGAGCCTTTTATGCGCGCCGAGCTCGTGGATCGTCTCAGTTCGATGCTGAACTTTAATCTTAAGCAATTAGCTGGCCCCAAGTGCAACGATTTGAAAGTGAAGAATCCCAGCAAATATGGTTGGGAGCCGCGCAGCTTGTTGGCCCAAATCTTTGATATATATCTCCATTTGGACTGTGATAGATTCGCCCAGGCCTTGGCCGCCGATGAGCGTTCTTTTGATCTGCAAATCTGCAATGAAGCCGCATCGCGCATTAAACGTCTAGCGTTACGCTCTGGCGTCGAAGTGGAACGCTTTAAGGCGCTCACACAACGTGCTCACGAGATTTACG TTTCCAATCAACAGACTGAGGATGAATGCGCCGATGCGCCCGATGAGTTCAAGGATCCACTAATGGATACATTAATGTCCGATCCCGTTGTGCTACCCTCGGGCACCGTCATGGATCGTGCGATCATCACACGCCATCTGCTTAACAGCTGCACAGATCCATTCAATCGGCAGCATCTCACCGAAGATATGCTGATTCCAAACATCGAGCTGAAGGAGCGCATCGATGCCTGGCGCAGGGAGCAGCGTGGCAAGCGACAGAATAACAATAGCTAA
- the LOC133835318 gene encoding serine/threonine-protein kinase mTor, with the protein MSTSSIVQQFVNGLKSRNRNVQNKAAQDLFLYVKTELREMSQEELVQFFEDFDHHIFNMVNATDINEKKGGALAMKCLISGDGPITRKGISPYLNRLRDLLLINDVSVMEIAARSLVKLANMPGSKGAESFDFDIKKAFEMLSGDRQEYRRHAAVFILRELAIALPTYFYQQILTFFEHIFNAIFDPKPAIRESAGEALRAALIVTAQRENTKQSSEPQWYKICYDEASSSFNTDVATGKEQKGMTRDDRIHGGLIVFNELFRCANADWERRYNQLKQLFPKPQHNKFLESTGSSNSMGSQLNTIVPRLKVPFVDKLGSTQMHMDHGEQNNGMNSNKLNSQTVLESAYAREILKEHFITICDNVLEQRNSKSPYVQQALLQILPRLAAFNREVFVEQYLKTCVAHLMSILRGKEKDRNVAYITIGYIAVAVQSDIERHLKTIMSSIKQALPAKDLAIKRKPPVDAAIFACITLLAHAVKSQIKDDVRDILEQMFHTGLSPALTVCLREMAENVPEEKQAITEGLIKVLYQVLMNKPSGIPYPGMTPFSSLDASQTLQPADSNTIVLALKTLGTFNFEEQNMLDFVQRCADVFIVHEQQEIRLEAVQTCTRLLKLAVQSAESMENSRTLSDTVSHVIERLLTVAITDMDCSVRIRILRSLDETFDAKLAQPESLNALFITLHDEIFEIRELAMVTIGRLSSMNPAYVMPKLRTTMIELLTDLKYSGMSRNKEQSARMLDHLVISTPRLISSYMNPILKALVPKLHEPESNPGVVLNVLRTIGDLAEVNGGSNEMELWADDLLSILLEMLGDAGSPDKRGVALWTLGQLISATGRVVSPYHKYPVLIDILINFLKTEQRRSIRRETIRVLGLLGAMDPYKHKMNKGLIDSQKDNVLIAYSDGKSDESQDISTAELLVNMGNALDEYYPAVAIAALMRILRDPTLSRRHTSVVQAVTFIFHTLGIKCVPYLAQVLPNLLDNVRTADNNLREFLFQQLAILVAFVKLHIISYMDDIFKLIKEFWTINTPLHSTLINLIEQIAVALGCEFRDYLAQLIPQILRVLQHDNSKDRMVTRRLLQALQKFGSTLGYYLPLIVPPIVKLFDSPYVPQQVSLVALETINNLACQLDFTDFSSRIIHPLVRVLEAEPELRDQAMTTLRSLVNQLGKKYLVFVPMVQRTILKHRIVDPEYETLLTRIQSNSTLPDACGIGFGIGVDFNQRQLNEPFVIDSNNSNNLKVSTTALRTAWQVTRLVSKDDWVEWLKRLSIGLLKESPSHALRACCVLAQDYDTLLRDLFNAAFISCWTELSPEHKHELTHSLIQALQITDMPEITQTILNLAEFMEHCDRDPIPIETQLLGTRAMACRAYAKALRYKEEEFVLRQDAHVFESLILINNKLQQREAAEGLLTTYRNTANELNVQGRWYEKLHNWDQALRHYQYSLNLDKADLDARLGHMRCLEALGDWSELSTECKQEWPNFTKDAKARASPLAAVAAWGLQDWVGMQEYVLCIPKDTQDGSYYRAVLAVHNDDYETAQRLIDETRDLLDTELTSMAGESYERAYGAMVCVQMLAELEEVIQYKLIPERREPLKAMWWKRLQGGQRLVEDWRRIIQVHSLVVQPHEDIHTWLKYASLCRKSGSLYLSHKTLVMLLGIDPQVAPNAPLPSDQPQVTYAYTKYLAASSQLQLAYDQLRHFIDTYTTHLSCLPPEALKQQDQRLMARCYLRLATWQNKLNEHKRDPDAVQGALESFEKATSYDPNWYKAWHLWAYMNFKQMQQPPISTAAAATQLGGINSNKDNSSDNVIIQQYAVPAVQGFFRSISLIHGNSLQDTLRLLTLWFDYGYHAEVYDALLSGMKLIEINTWLQVIPQLIARIDTHRKLVGQLIHQLLMDIGKNHPQALVYPLTVASKSASLARKNAAFKILDSMRKHSPTLVEQAVMCSEELIRVAILWHEQWHEGLEEASRLYFGDRNVKGMFEILEPLHAMLDRGPQTLKETSFSQAYGRELTEAHEWTQRYKTSAVLMDLDRAWDIYYHVFQKISRQLPQLTSLELPYVSPKLMTCKDLELAVPGSYNPGQELIRISHIKNNLQVITSKQRPRKLCIRGSNGKDYMYLLKGHEDLRQDERVMQLFSLVNTLLLDDPDTFRRNLAIQRYAVIPLSTNSGLIGWVPHCDTLHTLIRDYRDKKKVPLNQEHRTMLNYAPDYDHLTLMQKVEVFEYALGQTQGDDLAKLLWLKSPSSELWFERRNNYTRSLAVMSMVGYILGLGDRHPSNLMLDRMSGKILHIDFGDCFEVAMTREKFPEKIPFRLTRMLIKAMEVTGIEGTYRRTCESVMLVLRRNKDSLMAVLEAFVYDPLLNWRLLDVEKKGNDATAATTAAGANGASLSNSVEQEPLLQGNPMAKSKTYEAHAGYNTNVADVTSSKASLVIQRVDRKLTGTDFQTKDGVTEQQQVELLIQQATNNENLCQCYIGWCPFW; encoded by the exons ATGTCAACCTCATCGATAGTGCAACAGTTTGTCAATGGACTCAAGTCCCGCAATCGCAATGTGCAGAACAAAGCGGCGCAGGATCTTTTCCTGTATGTTAAAACGGAGTTGCGTGAAATGTCGCAAGAGGAACTCGTGCAGTTCTTCGAGGACTTTGATCATCACATTTTCAACATGGTGAATGCCACAGACATCAACGAAAAGAAAGGTGGTGCCCTGGCCATGA AGTGCTTAATTAGTGGCGATGGTCCTATCACACGCAAAGGCATTTCACCTTATCTGAATCGATTGCGTGATCTGCTGCTGATCAACGATGTGTCGGTCATGGAGATTGCGGCACGTTCGCTGGTCAAGCTGGCCAATATGCCCGGCTCCAAGGGCGCCGAGTCGTTTGACTTTGACATTAAGAAGGCCTTCGAGATGCTCAGCGGCGATCGACAAGAG TATCGCCGTCATGCTGCCGTCTTTATATTGCGTGAGCTGGCAATAGCGCTGCCCACGTACTTCTATCAGCAAATTTTGACCTTCTTTGAGCACATCTTCAACGCCATCTTCGATCCGAAGCCAGCGATACGTGAATCCGCTGGCGAAGCGCTGCGTGCCGCTTTAATTGTGACCGCACAGCGTGAAAACACCAAGCAATCAAGTGAACCACAATGGTATAAAATCTGCTACGACGAGGCGAGTAGCAGCTTCAACACGGATGTGGCAACGGGCAAGGAGCAAAAGGGCATGACACGCGATGATCGCATACATGGCGGACTTATTGTGTTCAATGAGCTGTTTCGTTGCGCCAATGCGGATTGGGAGCGTCGTTACAATCAGCTGAAGCAACTCTTTCCTAAGCCACAGCACAACAAGTTTCTAGAGTCCACTGGCAGTTCCAACTCGATGGGAAGTCAGCTAAACACAATTGTGCCGCGTTTAAAGGTGCCTTTTGTGGACAAACTGGGCAGCACACAAATGCATATGGATCACGGCGAGCAGAACAATGGCATGAACAGCAATAAGCTAAATAGC caaacgGTACTTGAATCAGCGTATGCTCGTGAAATCCTTAAGGAGCACTTCATCACCATCTGCGATAATGTACTGGAGCAACGCAACTCCAAATCGCCGTATGTGCAGCAAGCACTGCTGCAAATTCTGCCACGTTTGGCTGCCTTTAATCGCGAGGTTTTTGTCGAGCAATATCTAAAGACTTGTGTCGCCCATTTGATGTCCATATTGCGTGGCAAGGAGAAGGATCGCAATGTGGCCTACATCACCATTGGCtacattgctgttgctgtgcagAGCGACATTGAACGGCATCTGAAAACGATAATGAGCAGCATCAAGCAAGCCTTGCCTGCCAAAGATTTGGCCATTAAACGAAAGCCACCCGTGGATGCTGCAATCTTTGCTTGCATCACCCTTCTGGCGCATGCCGTAAAGTCTCAGATTAAGGACGATGTGCGCGACATACTCGAGCAAATGTTTCACACGGGATTGTCGCCTGCGTTGACTGTGTGTCTGCGCGAGATGGCCGAGAATGTGCCGGAGGAGAAGCAAGCGATCACAGAGGGACTGATTAAAGTGCTGTACCAGGTGCTGATGAACAAACCGTCGGGAATCCCATATCCGGGCATGACACCCTTCAGCAGCCTGGATGCCTCGCAGACGCTGCAGCCGGCGGATAGCAATACCATTGTGCTGGCCCTCAAGACGCTGGGCACGTTCAACTTTGAGGAGCAAAATATGCTGGACTTTGTGCAACG CTGCGCCGATGTCTTCATTGTGCACGAGCAGCAGGAGATTCGCCTGGAAGCGGTGCAGACCTGTACTCGTCTTCTTAAGCTCGCCGTGCAGTCGGCGGAGAGCATGGAGAACTCGCGCACTTTAAGCGACACCGTTTCGCATGTAATCGAACGTCTGCTGACCGTCGCCATCACCGACATGGATTGCAGTGTCCGCATACGCATTTTGCGTTCGCTGGACGAGACTTTTGATGCCAAGTTGGCACAGCCGGAGTCGTTGAATGCACTCTTTATAACGCTGCACGACGAGATCTTTGAGATACGCGAACTGGCAATGGTCACTATTGGACGATTGTCCTCCATGAATCCCGCCTATGTGATGCCCAAGCTGCGCACCACAATGATTGAGCTGCTAACGGACCTCAAGTACTCGGGCATGAGTCGCAACAAGGAGCAGAGCGCTCGCATGTTGGATCATCTGGTCATTAGCACGCCGCGTCTCATCTCCTCGTACATGAATCCCATACTGAAAGCCCTCGTGCCCAAGCTGCACGAGCCTGAATCGAATCCGGGAGTTGTGTTAAATGTGCTGCGCACCATTGGCGATCTGGCCGAAGTCAATGGCGGCTCCAACGAGATGGAATTGTGGGCCGACGACTTGCTGTCCATTCTGCTCGAAATGCTGGGCGATGCGGGCAGTCCGGATAAGCGTGGCGTGGCGCTGTGGACGCTGGGACAATTGATCAGTGCCACAGGACGTGTGGTCAGTCCATATCATAAGTATCCGGTGTTGATTGACATCTTAATCAACTTCCTAAAAACGGAGCAACGTCGTTCGATTCGACGCGAAACAATACGCGTGCTGGGACTTCTAGGAGCCATGGATCCTTACAAGCACAAGATGAACAAGGGTTTGATTGACAGTCAGAAGGATAATGTATTGATTGCCTACTCTGATGGCAAATCGGACGAGAGTCAGGATATTTCTACTGCTGAATTGCTGGTGAATATGGGCAATGCACTCGATGAATATTACCCCGCTGTGGCCATTGCTGCCTTGATGCGCATTCTGCGAGATCCAACGCTAAGTAGACGCCACACTAGCGTTGTGCAGGCCGTCACCTTCATCTTCCACACGCTGGGCATAAAGTGTGTGCCATATTTGGCGCAAGTGTTGCCCAATCTGCTGGACAATGTTCGCACCGCGGACAACAATTTGAGAGAGTTTCTCTTCCAACAATTGGCCATTCTGGTGGCCTTTGTGAAGCTGCACATCATCAGCTACATGGATGACATATTCAAGCTGATCAAAGAGTTCTGGACCATTAATACGCCGCTGCATTCGACGCTCATCAATTTGATTGAACAGATTGCCGTTGCCTTGGGTTGCGAGTTCAGGGATTATCTCGCCCAACTTATTCCGCAAATATTGCGTGTTCTGCAACATGACAACTCCAAGGATCGCATGGTAACGCGACGTTTGCTGCAGGCACTGCAGAAATTCGGCAGCACCTTGGGCTACTATTTGCCACTGATTGTGCCGCCCATTGTCAAGTTGTTTGACTCGCCTTATGTGCCGCAGCAAGTTTCGCTGGTGGCCCTCGAAACAATCAACAATCTGGCTTGTCAGCTGGACTTCACGGACTTCTCTTCCCGAATTATACATCCTTTGGTGCGTGTGCTGGAAGCGGAGCCAGAGCTGCGGGATCAGGCAATGACAACGTTGCGCTCGCTGGTCAACCAGCTGGGCAAAAAGTATCTGGTGTTTGTGCCCATGGTGCAGCGCACCATACTCAAGCATCGCATTGTTGATCCCGAATATGAAACTCTGCTCACACGCATACAATCCAACAGCACGCTGCCCGATGCCTGTGGCATTGGCTTTGGCATTGGCGTCGACTTTAATCAACGCCAGTTGAACGAACCTTTTGTCATcgacagcaacaatagcaataaccTTAAGGTGTCGACGACAGCACTGAGAACAGCTTGGCAAGTCACTCGACTGGTTTCTAAAGACGATTGGGTTGAGTGGTTGAAGCGTTTATCCATCGGTCTACTCAAGGAGTCGCCTTCGCATGCGTTGCGCGCCTGCTGTGTGCTGGCCCAGGATTATGATACGCTGTTGCGTGATCTCTTCAATGCCGCCTTCATTTCCTGCTGGACCGAGTTGTCGCCTGAGCACAAGCATGAGTTAACGCACTCCCTGATACAGGCGCTGCAGATCACCGACATGCCTGAGATTACACAAACCATACTCAATCTCGCCGAGTTCATGGAACACTGTGATCGGGATCCCATACCCATTGAGACACAGCTGCTTGGCACGCGTGCGATGGCTTGTCGTGCCTATGCCAAGGCGTTGCGCTACAAGGAGGAGGAGTTTGTGCTGCGCCAGGATGCGCACGTCTTTGAATCCTTGATTCTCATCAACAACAAGCTGCAGCAACGCGAGGCAGCCGAAGGTCTGCTGACCACCTATCGCAACACGGCCAACGAGCTGAATGTTCAGGGACGTTGGTACGAGAAGCTACACAACTGGGATCAAGCGTTGCGCCACTATCAATACAGTCTTAACCTAGACAAAGCAGATTTGGATGCACGTCTCGGTCACATGCGCTGTCTTGAGGCACTCGGTGATTGGTCCGAGCTGAGCACCGAGTGCAAACAAGAGTGGCCCAATTTCACCAAAGATGCGAAGGCGCGTGCAAGTCCTTTGGCTGCGGTGGCTGCCTGGGGTCTGCAGGATTGGGTGGGCATGCAGGAGTATGTGCTGTGCATTCCCAAGGACACACAGGATGGCAGCTACTATCGTGCAGTGCTCGCCGTGCACAACGATGACTACGAGACGGCGCAACGTTTGATCGACGAGACGCGTGATTTACTCGACACCGAGTTGACTTCGATGGCTGGCGAATCGTATGAACGTGCCTATGGTGCCATGGTCTGTGTGCAGATGCTGGCCGAACTGGAGGAGGTGATACAATATAAACTCATCCCAGAGCGAAGAGAACCCCTCAAGGCCATGTGGTGGAAGCGTCTGCAAGGCGGTCAACGGCTCGTGGAGGATTGGCGTCGCATCATCCAGGTGCATTCGTTGGTGGTGCAACCCCACGAGGATATACACACGTGGCTCAAGTATGCGAGTTTGTGCCGCAAGAGCGGTTCACTCTACCTCTCACACAAAACGCTTGTCATGCTGCTGGGCATTGATCCGCAGGTGGCGCCCAATGCACCTTTGCCCAGCGATCAACCGCAAGTGACTTatgcatataccaaatatttggcTGCCTCATCGCAACTGCAGCTCGCCTACGATCAGCTGCGACACTTTATCGACACATATACCACACACCTGAGTTGCCTCCCCCCGGAGGCACTTAAACAGCAGGATCAGCGTTTGATGGCTCGCTGCTATCTGCGTCTTGCCACCTGGCAGAATAAGTTGAACGAACACAAACGCGATCCGGATGCTGTACAGGGCGCCTTGGAATCGTTTGAGAAGGCCACCAGTTATGATCCCAACTGGTACAAGGCGTGGCATCTGTGGGCGTACATGAACTTTAAGCAGATGCAACAGCCGCCCATctcaacggcagcagcagcaactcaacTTGGcggcatcaacagcaacaaggacaacagcagcgacaatgTGATCATACAGCAATATGCTGTGCCCGCGGTTCAAGGTTTCTTCCGCTCCATCAGTCTTATCCATGGCAATTCGCTGCAGGATACGTTGCGTCTGTTGACTTTGTGGTTTGACTATGGCTACCATGCGGAGGTCTATGATGCACTCTTATCCGGCATGAAGCTTATTGAGATTAACACCTGGTTGCAGGTGATACCACAGTTGATAGCTCGCATCGATACGCATCGCAAGCTGGTCGGACAGTTGATACATCAGCTACTCATGGACATTGGCAAGAATCATCCGCAGGCGCTCGTCTATCCGCTGACTGTGGCCTCCAAGTCGGCGTCGCTGGCGCGCAAAAATGCTGCCTTCAAAATCTTGGATTCAATGCGCAAGCATTCGCCCACGCTCGTGGAACAGGCAGTCATGTGCAGTGAGGAGCTGATACGGGTAGCCATCTTGTGGCACGAACAGTGGCACGAGGGATTGGAGGAGGCATCCCGTCTGTACTTTGGCGATCGCAATGTGAAGGGCATGTTTGAGATTCTCGAACCGTTGCACGCCATGCTGGATCGAGGACCCCAAACTTTGAAGGAGACGAGCTTCTCGCAGGCTTATGGCCGGGAGCTGACCGAAGCGCACGAATGGACGCAACGTTATAAAACGTCTGCGGTGCTCATGGATTTGGATCGAGCCTGGGACATTTACTATCATGTGTTCCAAAAGATTTCGCGTCAACTGCCGCAGCTAACGTCGCTGGAGTTGCCGTATGTGTCGCCCAAGCTGATGACCTGCAAGGATTTGGAGTTGGCAGTGCCCGGTTCCTATAATCCCGGCCAGGAGCTGATACGCATCAGTCACATCAAGAACAATCTCCAGGTGATCACATCGAAGCAGCGACCACGAAAACTTTGCATACGCGGCAGCAATGGCAAGGACTACATGTATCTGCTGAAGGGACACGAAGATTTGCGACAGGACGAGCGTGTGATGCAGCTCTTCTCGTTGGTCAACACGCTGCTGCTCGACGATCCGGACACGTTCCGTCGCAATTTGGCCATACAGCGTTATGCTGTCATTCCTCTGAGCACGAATTCGGGTTTGATTGGCTGGGTGCCGCACTGTGATACGCTGCACACGTTGATCCGTGACTATAGGGACAAAAAGAAGGTGCCGCTGAATCAGGAACATCGCACCATGCTCAACTATGCGCCCGACTACGATCATCTGACGCTCATGCAGAAGGTGGAGGTCTTTGAGTACGCCTTGGGTCAAACGCAAGGCGACGATCTGGCCAAGTTGCTGTGGCTAAAATCCCCGTCGTCGGAACTGTGGTTCGAGCGACGCAACAATTACACACGCTCCCTTGCTGTCATGTCCATGGTGGGTTATATACTTGGTCTGGGTGATCGACATCCTTCGAATCTGATGTTGGATCGCATGAGCGGAAAAATCTTGCATATTGATTTCGGCGATTGCTTCGAGGTGGCGATGACGCGTGAAAAGTTCCCCGAGAAAATCCCATTCCGCCTGACGCGCATGCTCATCAAGGCCATGGAAGTGACCGGCATCGAGGGCACCTATCGGCGCACCTGCGAGAGCGTTATGCTTGTGCTACGACGCAACAAGGATTCGCTGATGGCGGTGCTCGAAGCCTTTGTTTATGATCCTCTGCTCAATTGGCGTCTGCTTGATGTGGAAAAGAAGGGCAACGATGCGACAGCGGCCACAACTGCAGCAGGCGCTAATGGTGCTAGTCTCAGCAATTCCGTGGAACAGGAACCGCTGCTCCAGGGCAATCCGATGGCCAAGTCAAAGACGTATGAGGCGCATGCTGGCTACAACACGAATGTCGCGGATGTTACGAGTAGCAAGGCGAGCTTGGTTATCCAGCGTGTGGATCGCAAATTGACGGGCACTGATTTCCAGACCAAGGATGGAGTAACCGAACAGCAGCAAGTGGAGCTGCTCATCCAGCAGGCGACGAACAATGAGAACCTCTGCCAGTGCTACATCGGTTGGTGTCCGTTCTGGTAA